The genomic stretch GAGATTTTTGTTTAGCCTCCTCTGACTCCGCCATGTTTTTGTTGCGCGCTGTTCTTCTCGGGGGAGTTTCCTTTGGCTTTGccgctaacgctagctagctaggatGCACTGTTTCACAATGTTATTGTTAGAGACAGTGCAAAAGCGAGTTCACACTGTGCACGAGGTAGATTACTATTTGCAGGATGTGTCTGAAATCATTTTCATGGAGGAGGCATTCTAATATGTGTTATTAACTGCTAGCTAGCTTTTCAATGGGAAGTTGCATGCACATCGAACTCTCCCTTTCTGCTGGTATGGCTGTACCGTAAAGCGCCATAGCTTTGCGCATACTCTGTTTATGGTCTGGTAATTTGATTCAATAACACAATACATGAAAATGTAACCCATCAGTAGATAAACATGGTACATATTATCTGAATTTGTACTCCATTCTATGGCTAGATAGCCAATCTGGACACCTTATTTAGTTTTCCAAGCTAAAATCCCGCATATTTGGATTAGTCCAGTACCCTACTAAGTAGTTTAGCATTGACGTTGCAGATCGAAATGAAGTCTAGATTGATGGGTAATATTACAGATAAAACAAGAAGACAGATATTCACACCGGATATACAAAcctgaagcatccggttggaaTGTCCACTCCCCAAATATGGTGAAGAGAGGAAGCCAAGTGGCTGGCAGTAATATAGCGAGATGGAACTGGGCCGACATTCTGCTAGTTTTCTAATCGAAGAAAACCCCGATCTCAATACAATTTTCTGTTCACACAACTAAAATGTGTTACGAATAGAGTGCATTAAGCTTTGTAGACGTGACGTTGTTCACAAAGAGTACAAGGGTGAATTTAGTAATTACACACGCGCACTTCACAGAGAAGGCGTTCCCTAACGAAAATATGCAAATAATGATAGAATTCACCAATAGGATCTAGATAGTTcgtgcccacctccttgcttgttctgcccactatgcttCATTTTATACCATTGAAAACGACACAGATGAACGATCTTGGGTTAGTTATTGTTCTAGCTAAATCGTTTATTCCCAGCTGCAACGCTCAACGTTTCTCATAGGTCAAATAGTCAACTAAACGTCAACAGGAAGCAGGAAAGGAGACTCGACATTGTTGTTGATTTGTTCTAGCTATCGTCAGCGAACTGGAGATCAATCACTTGTACAGAGAGGGGGTATAGATAATTTAGCAAGCAAAAGTCATTCACAAGTTACAACATGGCCATGACGGCGGTGCGGTCAGGGGGAGCGGGAGGACCAGCCTCTTTGTCTCGGTTCCGCGGTGCACTGGTTGCTGCGGTGCTGGGAGACTGCGTTGGTGGAGAATTTGAAGGTGCAGAGGAGGTGCCCATGGACCGTGTATTGCAGCATTTGAACGGATTGGAGGATGAGAGTCGCGGCGATGGTGAGACAAGATCGATCACTATTAATATTGAAAAACAAGTATTTGTACTGTCTTCAGTACAAATACTAATTTGTCTTCAGTACAAATACTCACATGTATCACCATGCATCTACCTCAGCCCCCCTCCTCGCTTAATCCTAATCCCTATAAAATATTTGGATTGCTCAATGCAACATTAACCTATATTTAATGGGAAATGGCTACACATTTATAGCAGTCTTCTGTGAATGTGCCTCTAAGCCTAATATCAGACTCCCACCACCACACTATCatatcgtcatcatcatcatctgtgtGTGTCCAGGTATTCTGCAGTACAGTGATGACACTGCCATGACGCGCTGTGTTGTCCAGTCTCTGCTGACCAGGGCAGGGTTCGATGAGCAAGACATGGCACGCAGGTAAAGTAGACAGTTAGGGGTCTGTATGTGTATTACAGTTTCAGTAGTATTAAGTATCtataaaatgtaaatattatGTTGGGGTGCTTTTTCTCTGCAGGTTTGCAAAGGAATACAGCCATTCTCCAGGGCGGGGGTACGGGGCAGGTGTGATCCAGGTGTTGAGGAAGCTTGCATCTCCACACCTTAATGATGTCTTTCAGCCGGCTCGGGCTCAGTTCAGTGGCCACGGCTCCTTTGGGAATGGTGGTGCGATGAGGGCTGCACCTTTTGCGCTGGCTTTCAGTAACCAAGTTGACATTAGGAGGGTTAGTGATAGAATGTGTGGTGGGGGCGAGTGGCTACAATGGCTACCATTACTGGCCGTCCTAGAAAACCAGCTAGAAACTCAACAGATTTGCTGTTTAAAGAGGATATAAGGCTACTGTCACCCTAACAACCATTCCAATTTGTCTGTCTTCATTTAGCTGGGCACTGCCATACttaaatcctctctctctttctctgctctctctgtatctcctatttctctccctctctgctcccagtACTCCAGGCTTGGTGCGATGCTGACCCACTCCTGTTCTCTGGGTTACAATGGAGCAGTGCTCCAGGCCCTCGCGGTCCACCTTTCTTTACAGGGGGGTTTGGAACTGCCACATAGGCCTACGTTTATCAACAAACTCATCTCAGAGATGGAGGCAGTGGAAGCAGAAGATGCTGCTCGCAGTGACTCGAGAGTGTAAGTATTTAAACAGATAGTAAAAAATAGTTTATGTTAATTTACCAAGTGCAAAGGATACAACCAGtgaaaacagtacagtgaaattcttaccttgagagctctttcccaacaatgcagtgatcgtagtagtaataataatatacagtgagctctaaaagtattgggacagtgaccattttttgttgttgttttggctctgtactccagcattttggatttaaaattatattatgactgaggttaaagtgcagactgtcagcttcaGGGTATTTTCATCCTTATCGGGTAGAACGTTTTAGAAATTACAGCTCTTTTTTTACGAAGTCCCCCCCTTTTTTTAGGGGTCcaacagtattgggacaaattcacttacactaacgttcaaaagtttgaggtcacttagaaatggccTTGTTTTTTGAAggaagcacatttttttgtccatttaaaataacatcaaattgatcagaaatacaggacattgttaatgttgtaaatgactattgtagctggaaacggctgatttttaattaggatcaccacattattttaagaatgtgaaatgtcaaaataatagtagagtgatttatttcagcttttatttctttcgtcacattcccagtgggtcagaagtttacacacactcaattagtatttagtagcattgcctttaaattgtttatcttagGTCAAATAAGGCATTGTGTAATTTATGAGTctcttattgtaaataagaatacaatATGTTTCAAAACACTTCTACGTTAATaaggatgctaccatgattacggatagtcctgaattaattgtgaataatgatgagtgataaAGTtgtagacgcacaaatatcatacccccaagacgtgttaacctctcaccattacaataacgggaggttagcattttttggggggtatgatatttatgccttaTGCAATGTGTGGTTGAGGTAGGTTTATACATAAAACATGACTGGTAGTAGGATATaaatgtaaacagggctgaaaagtgactgaATATACACTAGCGGTcagaagttttagaacacctactcatttaagggttattctttatttgtactattttctacattgtagaataatagtgaagacatcaaaactattaaataacacatggaatcatgtaggaacttttttttttttttttacaaatcaaaatatattcaaatagccaccctttgccttgatgacagctttgcacactcttggcattctctcaaccataatatggactctgtcttttaccaaatagggctatcttatgtataccaaccctaccttgtcacagcacaactgattggctcaaacgcattaagaaggaaagaaattccacaaatttaacttttaagaaggcacatgTGTTaattgactacctcatgaagctggttgagagaattccaagagtgtgcaaagctttcatcaaggcaaagggaggctactatgaagaatctgaaatataaatatattttggtttgtttaaccctttttttggttacacatgattccatatttattattccatagttttgatgtcttcaccattattctacaatgtagataagagtaaaaataaagaaaaaccctggaatgagtatgtgtgtccaaacttttgacaggtactgtacttGTAAACTAGAGTAATAGAGTTATTAGAGAATgacgtcgtgatgtgtgttttgtcctatatttttaatcccagcccctcgtccccgcaggaggccttttggtaggccgtcattgtaaataagaatttgttcttaactgatttgcctagttaaattaaggttaaaaaaaatccaaataaatgGTCTGTTTCCACGCCAGGCgtggaaaaataataattttggtaTCTCAGAATGTTGGCAAATCTCACATAGAAACTTAATTGGGAGAAAATATGTTtgacatgctttttacatttgtatcacagACTATTTTTGAGAATGTCATGATGAAAGTGGCAATTTATGCACTTGGTAGACCTATACGtgcctcctgtaagaccctatgatctgtgaacTGTACATGCTACATCTTGGTATCATTATACTGCTTTTTGTGTGCTCTAAAATATGGAGTGTctaaattatttatatatattatactttttttttttacattcatttattcaacaaTTAAACATATTATTAACACCCCATTTTTTTATTTGGCttatttttagacattgtttgAAACAATTAACAAACACGTCAAATTTCCTGAGTGGACTCTGGGCTATCCTGTTGTGGAATCGCCCAATGATGAATTCAAACATAAGGGTACGCCTTTTTTAGGGTGCTTGAAGAAATAACCGTTGCACGGAGGAGAGTTTTTGGTTCTCAACTTTTCTTTCGTCTTGTTCTGTTTTGTATCTCCAGCTTCAGCGAGTCAGAGTTCCCATTCTGTGATCGACTGCACAGAGTCAAGGACCTGATGGAAAGGAACAACAGTGTCAGCATTGAAGAGGTCATATCTGAGTTAGGTCAGTATTGACTTATGGGGTAAATACAATCTACATTCAATGGTGGCATTATCCCTCTAGGATTTTGTTATTCTCTACTGGTCTTGGAATATAATTTCCTAGTTTATCACTTATCACTAGCTAGTATGATAAACTAGCAATTTTAGTTCACTCTAAATATGTACTTCTTTCTGTGTTTGTACTCAGGCAATGGCATTGCAGCCCTGCATTCTGTCCCTACTGCCATCTTCTGTGTGCTGCACTGCCTGGAACCCCGGGAGGGTCTGCCTGAGCGCTATGGTGGCCTGGAGAGGACAATGGCGTACAGTCTGGCCTTGGGGGGAGACACAGACACCATTGCCTGCATGGCGGGGGCCATTGCAGGGGCACACTATGGAATCGATGCTATCCCCCAAATCTGGCAGCGGTGTTGTGAAGGGGCAGAGGATGCTGATATAAATGCTGAGCGCCTACACACTCTGTACCACCAGGCACCAGCTGAGGGAGACTCTGGGACCGACAGTCAGCCACACACAGCAGCACATGACCCCCCCAACCAATAAATGACTTTGACAGAGATAAACATACATTGATAGCTATTTCATACATCATCTTATTCTGTGGTCCTCCTTCTGTCATTGTTGAACAAATTAGTCTGTC from Oncorhynchus clarkii lewisi isolate Uvic-CL-2024 chromosome 25, UVic_Ocla_1.0, whole genome shotgun sequence encodes the following:
- the LOC139384141 gene encoding ADP-ribosylhydrolase ARH3; this translates as MAMTAVRSGGAGGPASLSRFRGALVAAVLGDCVGGEFEGAEEVPMDRVLQHLNGLEDESRGDGILQYSDDTAMTRCVVQSLLTRAGFDEQDMARRFAKEYSHSPGRGYGAGVIQVLRKLASPHLNDVFQPARAQFSGHGSFGNGGAMRAAPFALAFSNQVDIRRYSRLGAMLTHSCSLGYNGAVLQALAVHLSLQGGLELPHRPTFINKLISEMEAVEAEDAARSDSRVFSESEFPFCDRLHRVKDLMERNNSVSIEEVISELGNGIAALHSVPTAIFCVLHCLEPREGLPERYGGLERTMAYSLALGGDTDTIACMAGAIAGAHYGIDAIPQIWQRCCEGAEDADINAERLHTLYHQAPAEGDSGTDSQPHTAAHDPPNQ